In Clostridium sp. JN-1, one genomic interval encodes:
- a CDS encoding VRR-NUC domain-containing protein, whose product MREKDIEKILIRKVKTRGGLALKFISPSVNGVPDRLVLLPKSKIAFVELKAPGKKMRPLQIKRKTQLESLGFLVYCIDRKEEIEGVIDEIEKSRL is encoded by the coding sequence ATGAGAGAAAAAGATATAGAGAAGATATTAATTAGAAAAGTGAAAACAAGAGGTGGACTAGCATTAAAGTTTATTTCTCCGAGTGTCAATGGAGTGCCAGATCGTTTGGTGCTCCTACCTAAAAGTAAAATAGCATTTGTAGAATTAAAAGCACCTGGAAAGAAAATGAGACCTCTTCAGATAAAAAGAAAAACACAATTAGAATCATTAGGATTTTTAGTTTATTGCATAGATAGGAAAGAAGAGATAGAAGGTGTTATAGATGAAATTGAAAAAAGTAGATTATAA